A single window of Leptolyngbya ohadii IS1 DNA harbors:
- a CDS encoding ATP-dependent Clp protease proteolytic subunit encodes MPIGIPSVPYRLPGSTYEQWISIYERLFRERIIFLAEEVDDGIANAIVAYMLYLDSEDQSKPIYLYINSPGGSVTAGMAIYDTMQHIKSEVVTICVGLAASMGAFLLTAGSKGKRLSLPHARIMIHQPLGGTGRRQATDIDIEAREILRTRERLNGLMAYHTGKTVEQIERDTDRDNFMSAQEAKEYGLIDQVIESQALVR; translated from the coding sequence ATGCCAATTGGAATTCCCAGCGTCCCCTATCGCCTTCCCGGCAGTACCTACGAGCAGTGGATTAGTATCTACGAGCGGCTGTTCCGGGAGCGCATTATCTTCCTGGCTGAAGAGGTCGATGACGGTATTGCCAATGCGATCGTCGCCTATATGCTGTACCTTGACTCGGAAGACCAGAGTAAGCCGATCTACTTGTATATCAACTCGCCCGGTGGCTCTGTGACCGCAGGCATGGCGATCTACGATACGATGCAGCACATCAAGTCGGAAGTGGTGACTATCTGTGTCGGTCTTGCCGCTTCGATGGGCGCATTCCTTCTGACCGCAGGCAGCAAAGGCAAGCGTCTATCACTGCCCCACGCCCGCATCATGATCCACCAGCCCCTCGGCGGCACGGGTCGCAGACAGGCAACCGATATCGACATCGAGGCAAGGGAAATTCTCCGAACTCGAGAGCGTTTGAATGGTTTGATGGCATATCACACGGGCAAAACCGTAGAGCAGATCGAGCGTGACACCGATCGTGATAACTTCATGTCTGCTCAGGAAGCCAAGGAGTACGGACTGATCGATCAGGTGATCGAAAGTCAGGCACTCGTCCGATAG
- a CDS encoding J domain-containing protein: MELADCYRLLGLRKGASHDEIKSSYRRLARQYHPDANPSDLIFAKEKFIQLTNAYRQLINTVPPIQPDTPTIDLTQERESRRESPKNFHRKEPATRQPNRTAQSKAPSAQSAKSSTVPNDRPAQAQPKPSAAKPPAPLQNDPSLTVVDRKLKERIYEQLQQLLRENRFAMAVTVIEGLAQRLPNDREVRQWQAITYQRFGRHLINERQLDKARIYLQKALRTDPQNKSLWYEVDREMRRLDQIEVL; encoded by the coding sequence ATGGAATTGGCTGACTGCTATCGATTGTTGGGCTTGCGGAAGGGTGCGTCTCACGATGAAATTAAGTCGTCCTATCGGCGGCTGGCGAGACAGTACCACCCAGATGCCAATCCGAGTGATCTGATCTTTGCAAAAGAGAAGTTCATTCAGCTTACGAATGCCTATCGACAGCTCATTAACACAGTTCCCCCCATCCAGCCCGATACCCCCACGATCGATTTAACGCAGGAGCGCGAATCCCGCCGCGAATCCCCCAAAAATTTTCATCGCAAAGAGCCTGCTACCCGGCAACCCAATCGCACGGCTCAATCTAAAGCTCCATCGGCGCAGTCTGCCAAATCTTCTACCGTACCGAACGATCGACCTGCCCAAGCACAGCCTAAACCGTCCGCCGCCAAGCCGCCCGCGCCGCTCCAGAACGATCCGAGCCTGACGGTGGTCGATCGCAAACTTAAAGAGCGGATTTACGAGCAGCTTCAGCAGCTTTTGCGCGAGAATCGCTTTGCGATGGCAGTGACGGTAATCGAAGGCTTGGCGCAGCGCTTGCCCAACGATCGAGAGGTACGGCAGTGGCAGGCAATTACCTATCAGCGATTTGGGCGGCATCTCATCAACGAAAGACAGCTCGACAAAGCCCGGATTTATCTGCAAAAGGCACTCCGCACCGACCCGCAAAACAAATCTCTCTGGTATGAGGTCGATCGCGAGATGCGCCGCCTGGATCAGATTGAAGTCCTCTAA
- a CDS encoding tetratricopeptide repeat protein: protein MLDQIADAFARQDYKTAALLVKQLQQESPDSPWLKLYVGRLQEVSGQFASAEQTYRTLLRNTPSPKIALQARQGLHRLEAQTRRSPDTAQDSAHPSAAQAKEAIQGAGNQTAMGVLVLEPVSPEMRQTAAHKFAQIMGLDTYAARLLLPGRGWRLYRLGTIAELKPIGKQLIAAEIPAFWLPLTAIQRIRVFRVGSLELDDAGATAICYSETNQKGSLRFQWSEVAGRVEGRLPIFERVVDTGVRNQLIRKEQTQDYAQVFDVHLPRRSSILRFADWSYQFDRSFDQGSEVAAPPAMSNRLKWNQLVRSMDDYLSGVPVWGDFPAFGEGALDLMAIVQDLPSHIDLLRTEPSAWDTAFQLYSGLVFEQKSRGEV, encoded by the coding sequence ATGCTTGACCAAATTGCCGATGCCTTTGCCCGTCAGGATTACAAAACGGCTGCCCTTTTGGTGAAGCAGCTTCAGCAAGAATCGCCCGATAGTCCCTGGCTGAAGCTTTACGTGGGACGACTCCAGGAAGTCAGCGGTCAGTTTGCCTCAGCCGAACAAACCTATCGAACACTGCTGCGGAACACCCCTTCCCCAAAAATTGCGCTCCAGGCGCGGCAGGGTTTACACCGTTTAGAAGCCCAAACCCGACGATCGCCAGATACCGCTCAAGATTCCGCTCATCCGTCTGCTGCCCAGGCGAAAGAGGCAATACAAGGGGCTGGAAACCAGACTGCGATGGGGGTGCTGGTGCTGGAACCTGTCTCCCCGGAAATGCGACAGACCGCTGCTCACAAATTTGCCCAAATCATGGGGTTAGATACCTACGCAGCACGGCTGCTATTGCCTGGACGCGGTTGGCGGCTGTATCGATTGGGGACGATCGCTGAACTTAAACCGATTGGAAAACAGCTGATTGCCGCCGAAATTCCTGCTTTCTGGCTACCGCTCACTGCGATTCAGCGAATTCGAGTCTTTCGGGTGGGGTCGCTTGAGTTAGATGACGCTGGAGCAACGGCAATTTGCTATAGCGAAACGAATCAGAAAGGCTCGCTGCGCTTTCAGTGGTCTGAGGTGGCAGGTCGGGTGGAGGGCAGACTGCCGATTTTTGAACGAGTGGTCGATACGGGGGTGCGAAATCAGCTCATCCGTAAGGAGCAAACCCAGGACTATGCTCAGGTATTTGATGTACATCTGCCGCGCCGCAGCAGCATTTTGCGCTTTGCCGACTGGAGCTATCAGTTCGATCGCAGCTTTGATCAGGGGTCTGAAGTCGCTGCACCCCCTGCAATGAGCAATCGTCTGAAGTGGAATCAGCTGGTGCGATCGATGGATGATTATCTTTCAGGGGTGCCCGTCTGGGGTGACTTTCCTGCCTTTGGCGAAGGGGCACTAGATCTGATGGCGATCGTCCAGGATTTGCCGTCCCATATTGATTTACTGCGGACAGAGCCGAGTGCCTGGGATACGGCGTTTCAGCTCTACAGCGGACTGGTGTTTGAGCAGAAGTCCAGGGGCGAGGTTTAA
- a CDS encoding 16S rRNA (uracil(1498)-N(3))-methyltransferase: protein MSQLQRLAVSPSQIEADRLQLTDRQQHYLMRVLRLQTGDRFIALDGAGHGWMAALQGREAVLLEPISTQTELPIAVTLLIALPKNGMDDIVRQATELGVSQIVPVLSARSLLNPSPQKLDRWQRIAQEAAEQSERQIVPAVLPPHRWQEALQIGQDTGCDPGCDSGCCLYLCEARGDRPPLLTCLKAKLIDRANWLPVTLAVGPEGGWTEAEVEEAIAVGYQPVSLGKRILRAVTAPIAALALVGAVLDDVN from the coding sequence ATGAGCCAGCTTCAGCGCCTAGCCGTTTCGCCCAGCCAGATTGAAGCCGATCGCCTCCAGCTCACCGATCGACAGCAGCATTACCTGATGCGAGTATTGCGTTTGCAGACGGGCGATCGCTTTATTGCCCTGGATGGGGCGGGTCACGGCTGGATGGCTGCCTTGCAGGGTAGGGAAGCCGTTTTGCTGGAGCCAATTTCCACCCAAACCGAACTGCCGATCGCCGTTACATTACTGATTGCCCTGCCCAAGAATGGAATGGATGACATTGTGCGACAGGCAACTGAACTGGGCGTGAGCCAAATTGTCCCGGTACTGAGTGCCCGCAGTTTGCTCAATCCCAGCCCCCAGAAGCTCGATCGCTGGCAGCGCATTGCCCAGGAAGCCGCTGAGCAGTCAGAACGGCAGATTGTTCCTGCGGTTTTACCGCCCCATCGCTGGCAGGAAGCACTTCAAATCGGGCAGGATACGGGCTGTGATCCAGGCTGTGATTCAGGCTGCTGTTTATATTTATGTGAGGCGCGAGGCGATCGTCCCCCATTGCTGACCTGTCTGAAAGCAAAATTGATCGATCGGGCAAACTGGCTTCCTGTAACGCTGGCAGTGGGTCCTGAAGGAGGCTGGACTGAAGCGGAAGTGGAGGAGGCGATCGCGGTAGGGTATCAGCCCGTTTCGTTGGGAAAACGAATCCTCCGCGCGGTTACAGCTCCGATCGCGGCTCTGGCTCTGGTGGGGGCAGTCCTGGACGACGTGAACTAG
- a CDS encoding photosystem II protein, Psb35-related — protein sequence MTILLTLIVLGWVAAALLGTQAYFRGEQSKPIHERNWRSQSFEQISVAVTGAEINYGDRIPAYRGDAYSSNLLPDA from the coding sequence ATGACAATTTTATTGACGCTGATTGTTCTGGGCTGGGTTGCGGCTGCGCTGCTGGGTACCCAGGCATACTTTCGGGGAGAGCAGTCCAAACCCATTCATGAGCGCAACTGGCGATCGCAATCCTTTGAGCAAATCTCGGTTGCTGTCACAGGCGCAGAAATTAACTACGGCGATCGGATTCCTGCCTATCGGGGAGATGCCTACTCCAGCAATCTGCTCCCGGATGCCTAA